One window of the Rosa rugosa chromosome 3, drRosRugo1.1, whole genome shotgun sequence genome contains the following:
- the LOC133741186 gene encoding cytochrome c oxidase assembly protein COX15-like produces the protein MFRSRVIALFVKNNSKALYNVRASRVSNEEATYRLFSTGLTRKCLQSSPSFSKGNYVPSIRNMSTVASVGIKDTEGLKFLVNGGPRAQKMIGIWLFGSAAWVFSMVILGGATRLTRSGLSMTDWKFTGGLPPLSDEDWLIEFQKYKQSPEYKRVNKGMSIEDFKFIYWMEYGHRMWGRALGIMFALPFSYFLRKGYITLQLGLRLSTLLALGAGQGLIGWWMVKSGLEEPASEYAQPRVSPYRLAAHLTSAFAIYCGLLWTGLSVVMPEPPAESVAWVHGAAKVKRLALPVSLLVGITAISGAFVAGNDAGHAYNTFPKMGDRWIPEDVFDMKPLIRNFFENTSTVQLDHRILATATLFSIVALWWSTRKFDIHPAVRSLIGTTVGMAGLQVTLGISTLLSYVPVELGTAHQAGALTLFTLMILLNHIVRKPSPSLLKSLPQVAKTI, from the exons ATGTTTCGGAGCCGAGTGATTGCGTTGTTTGTGAAGAACAATAGCAAGGCTCTCTACAATGTGAGGGCATCTAGGGTTTCCAATGAGGAGGCTACCTACCGCCTATTCTCTACTGGGCTCACAAGGAAATGCTTGCAAAGCTCCCCATCTTTCTCCAAG GGTAACTATGTACCATCTATAAGGAATATGTCCACTGTGGCTTCTGTAGGCATCAAAGATACGGAGGGATTGAAGTTTCTTGTAAACGGAGGACCTCGTGCTCAGAAAATGATTGGCATTTGGCTTTTCGGCTCCGCTGCATGGGTGTTTAGCATGGTGATACTTGGAGGTGCTACACGACTAACCCGATCTGGTCTTTCAATGACTGATTGGAAATTTACTGGGGGGCTTCCGCCTCTCTCCGATGAAGACTGGTTGATTGAGTTCCAAAAGTACAAGCAATCCCCTGAATATAAGCG TGTAAATAAAGGGATGAGtattgaagacttcaaatttaTCTACTGGATGGAATATGGACATCGTATGTGGGGAAGGGCATTGGGTATTATGTTCGCTTTGCCATTCTCATATTTTCTTCGTAAGGGGTATATTACCTTACAACTTGGACTGAGACTTTCTACTCTTCTTGCCCTTGGTGCTGGGCAGGGTCTAATTGGTTGGTGGATGGTTAAAAGTGGTTTAGAG GAGCCAGCATCTGAGTATGCTCAGCCAAGAGTAAGCCCTTACCGATTAGCAGCTCACCTTACTTCAGCCTTTGCTATATACTGTGGCCTTTTGTGGACTGGTCTTTCTGTTGTCATGCCTGAACCACCTGCTGAATCTGTAGCCTGGGTTCATGGTGCTGCAAAAGTGAAGAGACTTGCTCTTCCTGTAAGCTTACTGGTTGGGATCACTGCTATCTCAGGAGCATTTGTTGCCGGGAATGATGCT GGACATGCTTATAATACTTTTCCCAAGATGGGGGACAGATGGATCCCAGAGGATGTTTTTGACATGAAGCCACTAATCCGGAACTTCTTTGAGAATACATCTACTGTGCAG CTTGACCATCGTATCCTTGCAACTGCAACTTTATTTTCAATTGTCGCTTTGTGGTGGTCAACAAGGAAGTTTGACATACACCCGGCAGTTCGATCGTTGATTGGAACTACTGTTGGCATGGCTGGCCTTCAG GTCACACTGGGGATTTCTACACTTCTGTCGTATGTGCCTGTTGAGCTTGGCACCGCACATCAAGCTGGGGCATTGACtctcttcacacttatgatccTTCTCAATCACATCGTGAGGAAGCCATCACCATCCCTTCTTAAATCTCTACCTCAAGTAGCAAAGACAATATAA
- the LOC133737379 gene encoding uncharacterized protein LOC133737379, which yields MVLIPLAISLINACLLPLVVELQAQFLTFQALQKPSSSPRLRVQRPWTPPSVGWIKANIDGAFNCSAKNGGMGVIFRDSEGEVVAGGCRYVSEVSSAEEVEMRASRWACQLAVTHQLTPIIFESDCLTLVQATKDQSGNLSLLGRLVDDIVDSLHSARGLLCPHL from the exons ATGGTACTAATCCCACTGGCAATATCGTTGATCAATGCTTGCTTGCTACCTCTAGTGGTTGAA CTTCAAGCTCAGTTCCTCACATTTCAAGCTTTACAGAAACCTTCTTCTTCCCCTAGGCTCCGAGTTCAGAGGCCTTGGACGCCTCCATCAGTGGGTTGGATTAAAGCCAACATTGACGGGGCTTTCAACTGCAGTGCCAAGAATGGTGGGATGGGAGTCATTTTTCGCGATTCGGAAGGTGAAGTGGTGGCTGGTGGGTGTCGGTATGTGAGTGAGGTTTCATCTGCTGAGGAGGTCGAGATGAGAGCCAGCAGATGGGCATGTCAATTGGCTGTTACCCATCAGTTGACTCCGATTATCTTCGAATCCGATTGCTTGACTTTGGTTCAGGCTACCAAAGATCAGAGTGGCAATCTGTCACTTCTTGGTCGTCTGGTGGATGACATTGTAGACTCCTTGCACTCTGCCAGGGGCTTACTTTGCCCACATTTATAG